One segment of Streptosporangium brasiliense DNA contains the following:
- a CDS encoding GH1 family beta-glucosidase, which translates to MTMSAEKSYILEDSGVLRFPEGFIWGAATAAYQIEGAARDGGRGPSIWDTFSRTPGKVHAGHTGDVACDHYHRYPDDVRLMGDLGLHAYRFSISWPRVQPDGSGPVNPRGLDFYDRLVDELHGTGITPIATLYHWDLPQTLEDRGGWTSRETAERFAEYAAIVHSRLGDRVETWTTLNEPWCSAFLGYASGIHAPGRAEPGLGFAATHHLLLGHGLAVGALRAAGAGRIGITLNLAPVLGDDAEAVSIVDGLQNRIFLDPVLRGEYPADVVERAKRFTDWSFVEGGDLETIGRPIDLLGVNYYHPQTVAARTGAPANPTYPGSEGIDFPRPDVPRTAMGWPVQPFGLTDLLVRLSRDYPGTPLIITENGAAFDDVVEDGQIHDTGRLSYLDGHLRAAHAAIEAGADLRGYLVWSLLDNFEWAEGYAKRFGVVHVDYTTQRRTPKDSALWYRDVVRRNGL; encoded by the coding sequence ATGACCATGTCCGCCGAAAAGTCCTACATTCTTGAGGACTCCGGCGTGCTGAGGTTCCCCGAAGGCTTCATCTGGGGCGCCGCCACCGCTGCCTACCAGATCGAGGGCGCGGCGCGGGACGGCGGCAGGGGCCCCTCCATCTGGGACACCTTCTCCCGGACCCCCGGCAAGGTGCACGCCGGGCACACCGGCGACGTGGCCTGCGACCACTATCACCGCTACCCCGACGACGTCCGCCTCATGGGTGACCTGGGCCTGCACGCCTACCGCTTCTCCATCTCCTGGCCTCGCGTCCAGCCCGACGGCTCCGGCCCGGTCAACCCGCGCGGCCTGGACTTCTACGACCGCCTGGTGGACGAGCTGCACGGGACCGGCATCACCCCGATCGCGACGCTCTACCACTGGGACCTGCCGCAGACCCTGGAGGATCGGGGCGGCTGGACCAGTCGGGAGACCGCCGAACGGTTCGCCGAATACGCCGCGATCGTACACTCGCGGCTGGGCGACCGGGTCGAAACGTGGACCACGCTCAACGAGCCCTGGTGCTCGGCCTTCCTCGGCTACGCCTCGGGCATCCACGCGCCGGGCCGCGCCGAGCCGGGGCTGGGCTTCGCCGCCACCCACCACCTGCTGCTCGGCCACGGGCTGGCGGTCGGGGCACTGCGCGCGGCGGGCGCGGGCCGGATCGGCATCACGCTCAACCTCGCCCCCGTGCTCGGCGACGACGCCGAGGCGGTCTCCATCGTCGACGGCCTGCAGAACCGGATCTTCCTCGACCCCGTGCTACGCGGGGAATACCCCGCCGACGTGGTGGAACGGGCCAAGCGCTTCACCGATTGGTCCTTCGTCGAGGGCGGCGATCTGGAGACCATCGGTCGGCCGATCGACCTGCTCGGCGTGAACTACTACCACCCGCAGACCGTGGCCGCCCGCACCGGCGCGCCCGCCAACCCGACCTATCCGGGCAGCGAGGGGATCGACTTCCCCCGCCCCGACGTGCCCAGGACCGCGATGGGCTGGCCGGTCCAGCCGTTCGGGCTGACCGACCTCCTGGTACGGCTGTCGCGCGACTACCCCGGCACCCCGCTGATCATCACCGAGAACGGCGCCGCCTTCGACGACGTCGTGGAGGACGGCCAGATCCACGACACCGGCCGCCTGTCCTACCTCGACGGGCACCTGCGCGCCGCCCACGCCGCCATCGAGGCCGGCGCGGACCTGCGCGGATACCTCGTCTGGTCGCTGCTGGACAACTTCGAGTGGGCCGAGGGCTACGCCAAGCGGTTCGGCGTCGTGCACGTCGACTACACCACGCAGCGGCGCACCCCCAAGGACAGCGCGCTGTGGTATCGCGACGTCGTCCGCCGGAACGGGCTGTGA
- a CDS encoding ABC transporter substrate-binding protein, whose amino-acid sequence MSLLSRTNRVTLVASTVGLALAVAACGSTEPKPSAGGDGGASAECAAFSKYGKHEGKTVSIYSPIRDTEADLFEQAWKPFAKCTGMKITYEGTGEFEAQIQVRADGGNPPDIAFFPQPGLLERFAKAGKLKPASAEVKRLTDEGWSPDWAKYATVGGTFYGAPLGASVKSFVWYSPKMFKEKGWTVPTTWDELMTLSNTIAGTGIKPWCAGIESGDATGWPATDWIEDVLLREIGPEGYDDWVSHKLAFNDPKVVAAVDKVGAILKNDKFVNGGYGPVKSIASTAFQEGGVPITQGKCALHRQASFYANFWPEGTKVAEDGDVFAFYLPGNDPAKKPVLGAGEFVAAFTDRPEVQTVQAYLASAEFPAARMKLATYVTARKGVDPALAQNPIDKLSMQMLQDPDTVFRFDGSDLMPAAVGAGTFWKGMTDWINGKDTKTVLDYIDASWPKS is encoded by the coding sequence ATGTCGCTCCTTTCACGGACCAACCGCGTCACCTTGGTAGCGAGCACCGTCGGACTGGCGTTGGCCGTGGCCGCCTGCGGATCCACGGAGCCCAAGCCGTCGGCCGGCGGGGACGGCGGTGCGTCGGCCGAATGCGCGGCCTTCAGCAAGTACGGCAAGCACGAGGGCAAGACCGTCAGCATCTACTCTCCGATCCGCGACACCGAGGCCGACCTCTTCGAGCAGGCGTGGAAGCCGTTCGCGAAGTGCACCGGGATGAAGATCACCTATGAGGGCACCGGCGAGTTCGAGGCCCAGATCCAGGTGCGCGCCGACGGCGGGAACCCGCCGGACATCGCCTTCTTCCCGCAGCCGGGCCTGCTGGAGCGTTTCGCCAAGGCCGGCAAGCTCAAGCCCGCCTCGGCCGAGGTGAAGCGGCTGACCGACGAGGGCTGGTCGCCCGACTGGGCCAAATACGCGACCGTCGGCGGCACCTTCTACGGCGCGCCGCTGGGCGCCAGCGTGAAGTCCTTCGTCTGGTACTCGCCGAAGATGTTCAAGGAGAAGGGCTGGACCGTCCCCACGACCTGGGACGAGCTGATGACGCTCTCCAACACGATCGCCGGCACCGGCATCAAGCCGTGGTGCGCGGGCATCGAGTCGGGTGACGCGACCGGCTGGCCGGCCACCGACTGGATCGAGGACGTCCTGCTCCGGGAGATCGGTCCCGAGGGCTACGACGACTGGGTGAGCCACAAGCTCGCCTTCAACGACCCCAAGGTCGTCGCGGCGGTCGACAAGGTCGGCGCCATCCTCAAGAACGACAAGTTCGTCAACGGCGGCTACGGCCCGGTGAAGTCGATCGCCAGCACCGCCTTCCAGGAGGGCGGCGTCCCGATCACACAGGGCAAGTGCGCGCTGCACCGCCAGGCGTCCTTCTACGCCAACTTCTGGCCCGAGGGCACGAAGGTGGCCGAGGACGGCGACGTGTTCGCCTTCTACCTGCCGGGCAACGACCCGGCCAAGAAGCCGGTCCTCGGCGCGGGCGAGTTCGTGGCGGCCTTCACCGACCGGCCCGAGGTCCAGACCGTGCAGGCATACCTCGCCTCGGCGGAGTTCCCCGCGGCCCGGATGAAGCTGGCCACCTATGTCACCGCGCGCAAGGGCGTCGACCCGGCCCTGGCGCAGAACCCGATCGACAAGCTCTCCATGCAGATGCTCCAGGACCCGGACACGGTCTTCCGGTTCGACGGCTCGGACCTGATGCCGGCCGCGGTCGGTGCCGGCACCTTCTGGAAGGGCATGACCGACTGGATCAACGGCAAGGACACCAAGACGGTCCTCGACTACATCGACGCCTCCTGGCCTAAGTCCTGA
- a CDS encoding carbohydrate ABC transporter permease yields the protein MDFDFAAEQPKLIQLLIGVAAFLAVVAVVLLLVDRVPMRRRAWPHATILLLPALVLLGIGLVVPAVRTTLLSFMSGDGQQWVGLDNYAWMFTQPEALTVLRNTLIWVLLVPLLVTSVGLVYAVLVDRTRFESIAKSLVFLPMAISFVGAGIIWRFVYAYRAEDQDQIGLLNQIVVSMGGEPQQWLQEPPLNTLFLIVVMIWIQAGFATVVLSAAIKGIPAEIIEAARLDGAGPLQMFFRVTLPSIRSAVIVVMVTQSIGTLKLFDIVRTMTGGQFDTSVIANEMYNQAFRYGETGKGAALAVFLFALVTPIVIYQIRQRREVR from the coding sequence ATGGACTTCGACTTCGCGGCCGAACAGCCCAAGCTCATCCAGCTGTTGATCGGCGTCGCCGCGTTCCTCGCGGTGGTCGCGGTGGTCCTGCTGCTGGTCGACCGCGTCCCGATGCGGCGTCGGGCCTGGCCGCACGCGACGATCCTGCTGCTGCCCGCCCTCGTCCTGCTCGGCATCGGCCTGGTGGTGCCCGCCGTACGGACGACGCTGCTGTCGTTCATGAGCGGCGACGGTCAGCAGTGGGTGGGCCTGGACAACTACGCCTGGATGTTCACCCAGCCCGAGGCCCTGACCGTGCTGCGCAACACGCTCATCTGGGTCCTGCTCGTGCCGTTGCTGGTGACCTCGGTCGGCCTGGTCTACGCGGTCCTGGTGGACCGCACCCGCTTCGAGTCGATCGCCAAGTCGCTGGTCTTCCTGCCGATGGCGATCTCCTTCGTCGGCGCGGGCATCATCTGGCGGTTCGTCTACGCCTACCGCGCCGAGGACCAGGACCAGATCGGCCTGCTCAACCAGATCGTGGTGAGCATGGGGGGCGAGCCCCAGCAGTGGCTGCAGGAGCCCCCGCTGAACACGCTGTTCCTGATCGTGGTGATGATCTGGATCCAGGCGGGCTTCGCGACGGTGGTGCTCTCCGCTGCGATCAAGGGGATCCCGGCGGAGATCATCGAGGCCGCCCGGCTGGACGGGGCGGGCCCGCTGCAGATGTTCTTCCGGGTGACGCTGCCCTCCATCCGCTCGGCCGTGATCGTGGTCATGGTCACCCAGTCGATCGGCACGCTGAAGCTGTTCGACATCGTCCGCACGATGACCGGCGGCCAGTTCGACACCAGCGTCATCGCCAACGAGATGTACAACCAGGCGTTCCGCTACGGCGAGACCGGCAAGGGCGCGGCGCTCGCGGTCTTCCTGTTCGCCCTGGTGACGCCCATCGTGATCTACCAGATCCGGCAGCGCCGGGAGGTCCGGTGA
- a CDS encoding carbohydrate ABC transporter permease, with translation MTTLTQTVARAGAVTAPQRVRRRLTSRVASAVAIVIAVLWTTPTFGLLLSSLRPEDQIKSTGWWTFFSDPQLTLENYQQVLFGTSSSSGQMASFLINSVVITIPSVLLPLALATFAAYALAWLPFRGREWIYIGVFALQIVPLQMALVPLLSFFSQGVDVFGVQVLPAWDLEGPARFVQVWFAHTCFALPLGIFLIHNFMAELPGELMEAARVDGASHGTVLRKLVLPLVGPALASFGIFQFLWVWNDLLVALIFAGGTAENAPMTVRLAQMAGTKGNEWQRLTSGAFVSVIIPLIVFLSMQRYFVRGLLAGSVKG, from the coding sequence GTGACCACACTGACCCAGACCGTGGCACGGGCCGGGGCCGTCACGGCGCCGCAGCGTGTCAGGCGGCGGCTGACGAGCCGGGTCGCCAGCGCCGTCGCGATCGTCATCGCGGTCCTGTGGACCACCCCGACCTTCGGCCTGCTGCTGTCGTCGCTGCGCCCGGAGGACCAGATCAAGTCCACCGGCTGGTGGACCTTCTTCTCCGACCCGCAGCTCACGCTGGAGAACTACCAGCAGGTGCTGTTCGGCACCTCCTCGTCCTCCGGCCAGATGGCCAGCTTCCTGATCAACTCGGTCGTCATCACGATCCCCTCGGTGCTCCTCCCGCTGGCCCTGGCCACCTTCGCCGCCTACGCGCTGGCCTGGCTGCCCTTCCGGGGACGCGAGTGGATCTACATCGGCGTCTTCGCGCTGCAGATCGTGCCGCTGCAGATGGCGCTGGTCCCGCTGCTGTCGTTCTTCTCCCAGGGGGTTGACGTCTTCGGCGTCCAGGTGCTGCCCGCCTGGGACCTGGAGGGTCCTGCCCGCTTTGTCCAGGTCTGGTTTGCGCACACCTGTTTCGCGCTGCCGCTGGGTATCTTCCTGATCCACAACTTCATGGCCGAACTGCCCGGCGAGCTCATGGAGGCCGCCAGGGTGGACGGCGCCAGCCACGGCACGGTCCTGCGCAAGCTCGTCCTCCCGCTGGTCGGCCCCGCCCTGGCCAGCTTCGGCATCTTCCAGTTCCTCTGGGTCTGGAACGACCTGCTGGTGGCCCTGATCTTCGCGGGCGGCACCGCCGAGAACGCCCCCATGACGGTACGGCTGGCGCAGATGGCCGGCACCAAGGGCAACGAGTGGCAGCGCCTGACCTCGGGCGCGTTCGTGTCCGTGATCATCCCGCTGATCGTCTTCCTGTCGATGCAGCGCTACTTCGTCCGGGGGCTGCTCGCGGGCAGCGTCAAGGGCTGA
- a CDS encoding general stress protein, which translates to MAELSTPLATEVVVDRRVLVGYDNYLAAQRAVDSLSDAGFPVEHVAIVGSDLKLEETVTGRMTNGRAALAGAGSGAAFGAVVGMFLGLFTSTTMSFIVLVLWAALWGAVMGAAFGFINHFFTHGKRDFASRSAIVAGRYDVLVAASHLDHARAVMDGAPGPADTMVVEVPPSAGLYDPAAAQPTARGNHAVPEHPAPEHTAATEPAAPGHHAVPGPATSDHDAVTGPTAPDQPLTLPASSPRTK; encoded by the coding sequence ATGGCAGAGCTCTCCACCCCCCTGGCCACCGAGGTCGTCGTCGACCGGAGGGTCCTGGTCGGTTACGACAACTACCTGGCCGCGCAGCGAGCCGTGGACTCGCTCTCCGACGCGGGCTTCCCCGTCGAGCACGTGGCGATCGTCGGCAGCGACCTGAAACTGGAGGAGACCGTCACCGGCCGGATGACCAACGGGCGCGCCGCGCTCGCCGGGGCGGGCAGCGGCGCCGCCTTCGGCGCCGTGGTGGGGATGTTCCTCGGGCTGTTCACCTCGACCACGATGTCGTTCATCGTTCTCGTGCTCTGGGCGGCGCTCTGGGGCGCCGTGATGGGGGCCGCGTTCGGGTTCATCAACCACTTCTTCACCCACGGCAAGCGGGACTTCGCCTCGCGCAGCGCCATCGTCGCCGGCCGCTACGACGTGCTGGTCGCGGCCTCGCACCTCGACCACGCCCGGGCCGTCATGGACGGCGCCCCCGGCCCCGCCGACACCATGGTCGTCGAGGTGCCGCCGTCGGCCGGGCTCTACGATCCGGCCGCCGCGCAGCCCACGGCGCGCGGCAACCACGCCGTCCCGGAGCACCCGGCCCCGGAGCACACGGCGGCGACCGAGCCCGCCGCGCCCGGCCACCACGCCGTCCCGGGGCCCGCGACCTCCGACCACGACGCCGTCACCGGGCCCACGGCCCCGGATCAGCCCTTGACGCTGCCCGCGAGCAGCCCCCGGACGAAGTAG
- a CDS encoding GuaB1 family IMP dehydrogenase-related protein: MKFLNEMAPAYDLTYSDVFMVPSRSSVGSRLAVDLSTNDGTGTTIPIVVANMTAVAGRRMAETIARRGGVAVIPQDIPLDVVADVVGWVKARDLVHDTPLTLTPHDTVGEALNLLPKRAHGAIIIVDWDNRPVGVVTEGDCSGVDMYTQLSQVMSDHLLTLPAGLDPREAFDRLHGGRHRLAPVVDAEGRLVGILTRTGALRATLYRPALDASGRLRVAAAVGVNGDVTAKAKELLEAGVDCLVVDTAHGHQEKMISALRSIRALDPGVPVAAGNVVTAEGVRDLVEAGADILKVGVGPGAMCTTRMMTGVGRPQFSAVLECSTEARRLGRHVWADGGVRHPRDVALALAAGAANVMIGSWFAGTYESPGDTRTAADGRKYKENFGMASARAVKLRTAEDSPFERARKALFEEGISTSRMYLDPDRPSVEDQIDAIVAGLRSSCTYAGASTLEEFHERAVVGVQSSSGYTEGMPLHQSW, translated from the coding sequence GTGAAGTTTCTCAACGAGATGGCACCGGCCTACGACCTGACCTACAGCGACGTGTTCATGGTTCCGTCGCGATCCTCCGTCGGCTCCCGGCTCGCCGTCGACCTGTCGACCAACGACGGCACCGGGACCACTATCCCGATCGTCGTCGCCAACATGACGGCGGTGGCGGGACGCCGCATGGCCGAGACCATCGCCCGGCGCGGCGGCGTCGCCGTGATCCCCCAGGACATCCCGCTCGACGTCGTCGCCGACGTCGTCGGCTGGGTCAAGGCACGCGACCTGGTCCACGACACACCGCTCACCCTCACCCCGCACGACACCGTCGGCGAGGCGCTCAACCTGCTGCCCAAGCGGGCGCACGGCGCGATCATCATCGTCGACTGGGACAACCGCCCGGTCGGCGTGGTCACCGAGGGCGACTGCAGCGGCGTGGACATGTACACGCAGCTCTCCCAGGTCATGTCCGACCACCTGCTCACCCTGCCCGCCGGACTCGACCCGCGCGAGGCGTTCGACCGGCTCCACGGAGGCCGCCACCGGCTCGCCCCGGTCGTCGACGCCGAGGGCCGTCTTGTCGGCATCCTGACCCGGACGGGCGCGCTGCGGGCTACGCTGTACCGGCCGGCGCTCGACGCCTCCGGCAGGCTGCGCGTCGCCGCGGCCGTCGGCGTCAACGGCGACGTGACCGCCAAGGCCAAGGAGCTGCTCGAGGCCGGGGTCGACTGCCTGGTGGTGGACACCGCCCACGGTCACCAGGAGAAGATGATCAGCGCACTGAGGTCCATCCGGGCGCTCGACCCGGGCGTGCCGGTCGCCGCGGGCAACGTCGTCACCGCCGAGGGCGTGCGCGACCTGGTCGAGGCCGGGGCCGACATCCTCAAGGTCGGCGTCGGCCCGGGCGCCATGTGCACCACCCGGATGATGACCGGCGTCGGCCGCCCCCAGTTCTCCGCCGTGCTGGAGTGCTCCACCGAGGCCCGCCGCCTCGGCCGCCACGTCTGGGCCGACGGCGGCGTCCGGCACCCTCGCGACGTGGCCCTCGCCCTGGCCGCCGGGGCGGCCAACGTGATGATCGGCTCCTGGTTCGCCGGGACCTACGAGTCTCCCGGGGACACCCGCACCGCCGCCGACGGCCGCAAGTACAAGGAGAACTTCGGCATGGCCTCGGCCCGCGCCGTGAAGCTGCGCACCGCCGAGGACTCCCCCTTCGAGCGGGCCCGCAAGGCGCTGTTCGAGGAGGGCATCTCCACCTCCAGGATGTATCTCGACCCGGACCGGCCCAGCGTCGAGGACCAGATCGACGCGATCGTGGCCGGTCTGCGCTCCTCGTGCACCTACGCGGGCGCCTCCACCCTGGAGGAGTTCCACGAGCGCGCGGTGGTCGGCGTCCAGAGCTCGTCCGGTTACACCGAGGGGATGCCCCTCCACCAGAGCTGGTAG
- a CDS encoding GyrI-like domain-containing protein encodes MIVVDRPEMIVVGHAVRTSNAEEAEPGRGRLGALWARAGAPGAFAHVPGRVDENIYAVLTDYESDHHGSYTQIVGVAVRTAAALPEGMVAVRVPGVQTLKLEARGPMPGALLEAWQQLWKHTESGGTPPRAFTTDLEVHHPAGVDVYVAVFPSMG; translated from the coding sequence GTGATCGTTGTTGATCGGCCTGAAATGATCGTCGTGGGGCATGCCGTACGGACCTCGAACGCGGAGGAGGCGGAGCCGGGCAGGGGGCGGCTCGGCGCGCTGTGGGCCCGGGCCGGGGCGCCCGGCGCCTTCGCGCACGTCCCCGGCAGGGTGGACGAGAACATCTACGCGGTGCTGACCGACTACGAGAGCGACCACCACGGTTCCTACACGCAGATCGTCGGGGTGGCCGTCCGCACCGCCGCCGCGCTGCCCGAGGGCATGGTCGCGGTCCGGGTCCCCGGGGTCCAGACGCTGAAGCTGGAGGCCCGCGGGCCGATGCCGGGGGCGCTGCTGGAGGCGTGGCAGCAGCTGTGGAAGCACACCGAGTCCGGTGGCACCCCGCCCCGGGCCTTCACCACCGACCTGGAGGTCCACCACCCGGCGGGCGTGGACGTCTACGTGGCGGTGTTCCCGTCGATGGGGTGA
- a CDS encoding helix-turn-helix transcriptional regulator: MSAEDVYNRISVLRAERGVSRKDLAAALGVHYQTIGYLERGEYSPSLFLALRIAEYFEVPVEIVFSLRPFPRLGSEVR; encoded by the coding sequence ATGTCCGCCGAAGACGTATACAACCGGATCTCCGTGCTGAGGGCCGAACGCGGCGTCTCGCGCAAGGATCTGGCGGCCGCGCTGGGCGTCCACTACCAGACGATCGGCTACCTGGAGCGCGGCGAGTACAGCCCCAGTCTGTTCCTCGCCCTGCGCATCGCCGAGTACTTCGAAGTGCCGGTGGAGATCGTTTTCTCCCTGAGACCGTTCCCCCGGCTGGGCAGTGAGGTGAGATGA